One region of Luteolibacter yonseiensis genomic DNA includes:
- a CDS encoding EpsI family protein, with protein sequence MKAPPWILPLFLGGALSAIYFLPKVGAVAQSAVEMKLPQEMDGWVFEGQPASEAEIKTLAPDTQFSKGLCYRERPGEINSYGNPAQDNIQLSIVLSGADINNSIHRPERCMPAQGHNITGTSSSVLKLSNGRELETKRLVSVLGKKDLRVQDRETYLKYNCLTYYFFVGHDRLSNDHLKRTLLDMQDRLLRGMDQRWAYVTVTMSYGKIPGEDGEGISQEEADAKLVKFLTEFSEGQINWKQITH encoded by the coding sequence ATGAAAGCCCCACCTTGGATATTGCCGTTGTTTTTGGGCGGCGCGTTGAGCGCGATCTACTTTCTCCCGAAAGTCGGAGCCGTCGCGCAGTCGGCGGTGGAAATGAAGCTGCCCCAGGAGATGGATGGATGGGTGTTCGAGGGGCAGCCCGCCTCGGAAGCGGAAATCAAGACGCTCGCACCGGATACCCAGTTCTCAAAAGGGCTGTGCTACCGGGAGAGGCCGGGGGAGATCAACTCCTACGGAAATCCGGCACAGGACAACATCCAGCTGTCGATCGTCTTGTCCGGGGCGGACATCAATAACTCCATCCACCGTCCGGAGCGCTGCATGCCGGCACAGGGACACAATATCACGGGTACGAGCAGCAGCGTGCTCAAACTTTCGAACGGTCGTGAATTGGAAACAAAACGGTTGGTTTCCGTCTTGGGAAAAAAGGACCTGCGGGTGCAGGATCGCGAGACCTACCTGAAGTACAACTGCCTCACTTATTATTTTTTCGTGGGGCACGACCGCCTTTCCAACGACCACCTGAAGCGGACCTTGCTCGACATGCAGGACCGCCTTCTTCGTGGCATGGACCAGCGCTGGGCCTACGTCACCGTCACCATGAGCTACGGAAAAATTCCGGGAGAAGACGGGGAGGGAATCAGCCAAGAGGAGGCGGATGCCAAGCTGGTGAAATTCCTGACTGAATTTTCAGAGGGGCAGATCAATTGGAAGCAGATCACCCACTGA
- a CDS encoding exosortase/archaeosortase family protein, translated as MAALLVWFFGIESRYNSDRSYSAIRWLMSAWNSDLDYEHGPLVPVVALGLVIYRYKDLKAAAGDGNVLGLLVVLIGVLSYIAGYRTLQPRITVGSLPFILWGSVLYLWGWRPAKLLLFPVFFLWLAVPLPSFQQATTHLQLIATSMAHHGSSLFGVETYVEGTKVLPIKGDWKPLDIAAGCSGIRSLMALLMISAAWAYVAKIAFWKKVLLFFAAFPLAILGNALRVISIFVIAEYGDAKWATTTWHDWSGLLLFYPFSLLLLLAIHSLLEGGLPWKKSDARRLRRVVVNHKAGASNSLQTE; from the coding sequence ATGGCCGCCTTGCTGGTCTGGTTCTTCGGAATCGAGTCCCGTTACAATTCCGATCGGAGCTATTCGGCGATCCGGTGGTTGATGAGCGCTTGGAATTCCGACTTGGATTACGAACACGGCCCGCTGGTTCCTGTCGTCGCGCTGGGGCTGGTGATCTACCGTTACAAGGATTTGAAGGCCGCCGCGGGTGACGGGAATGTTCTCGGGCTGCTGGTGGTGCTGATCGGCGTTTTGTCCTACATCGCCGGTTACCGGACGTTGCAACCGCGCATCACGGTGGGAAGCCTGCCATTCATCCTGTGGGGATCGGTGTTGTATTTGTGGGGCTGGCGGCCGGCGAAGCTGCTGCTGTTTCCCGTGTTTTTCCTATGGCTGGCCGTTCCTCTGCCGAGCTTTCAACAGGCGACCACCCACCTGCAGCTGATCGCCACCTCCATGGCCCACCACGGTTCCAGCCTGTTCGGGGTGGAGACCTATGTGGAGGGAACGAAAGTCCTGCCGATCAAGGGAGATTGGAAACCGCTCGACATCGCGGCGGGATGCAGCGGGATCCGCTCGCTGATGGCCCTGCTGATGATTTCAGCGGCCTGGGCGTATGTGGCGAAGATCGCGTTCTGGAAAAAAGTGCTGTTGTTCTTCGCCGCGTTTCCGCTCGCCATCCTCGGTAACGCGCTGCGCGTCATTTCCATTTTCGTCATCGCGGAATACGGAGATGCGAAATGGGCCACCACCACCTGGCATGATTGGTCGGGCCTGTTGCTCTTCTACCCGTTCTCCCTTCTTCTCCTGCTGGCGATCCATTCGTTGCTCGAGGGCGGCCTGCCGTGGAAGAAGTCCGATGCACGCCGCCTCCGGCGGGTGGTGGTGAATCACAAGGCCGGCGCATCCAACTCTTTGCAAACCGAATGA
- a CDS encoding ribose-phosphate diphosphokinase — MKIISGTAHRALAERIAENLGQSLADVHVSAFPDGETEVKINENVRGEDVFIVQPSCPPTNHNLMELLIMVDAARRASAERITAVMPFFGYARQDRKDQPRVPITAKLVANLLTSAGVNRVLTMDLHAPQIQGFFDIPVDHLYAKSVLISYLRQRHPDTSNLTVVSPDVGGVKMARAYADALGAELAIVAKHRVSATRVEAMNVIGEVEGRDVLLVDDMTETAGTLTAAADILHKHGAKRIYAGVSHAILGDLAHQRIRDSSIEEVITTDSVPQAAGPKVQVVGIAPLLGEAIRRIHGGESITSLFSV, encoded by the coding sequence ATGAAGATCATCAGTGGAACCGCCCACCGCGCCCTCGCCGAACGCATCGCCGAAAACCTCGGCCAATCGCTTGCAGACGTCCACGTCTCGGCGTTTCCAGACGGAGAAACCGAAGTGAAAATCAACGAAAACGTCCGTGGAGAAGACGTTTTCATCGTCCAGCCCAGCTGTCCGCCGACGAACCACAACCTGATGGAGCTGCTCATCATGGTGGATGCCGCCCGCCGGGCCAGCGCCGAGCGCATCACCGCCGTCATGCCGTTCTTCGGCTACGCCAGACAGGACCGCAAGGACCAACCACGGGTGCCGATCACCGCCAAACTCGTCGCGAACCTGCTCACCTCCGCCGGCGTAAACCGCGTCCTCACCATGGATCTCCACGCCCCGCAGATCCAAGGCTTCTTCGACATTCCCGTGGATCATCTCTACGCGAAATCCGTCCTGATCTCCTACCTCCGCCAGCGCCATCCGGACACCTCGAACCTCACCGTGGTCTCCCCGGACGTCGGCGGTGTGAAAATGGCCCGCGCCTACGCGGATGCCCTCGGAGCCGAGCTCGCGATCGTCGCCAAACACCGTGTCAGCGCGACCCGGGTGGAGGCGATGAACGTCATTGGCGAGGTTGAGGGCAGGGACGTCCTGCTGGTGGATGACATGACCGAGACCGCGGGCACCCTCACCGCCGCCGCCGACATTCTTCACAAGCACGGAGCCAAGCGGATCTACGCCGGTGTTTCCCACGCCATCCTCGGCGATCTCGCCCACCAGCGCATCCGTGACTCATCCATCGAGGAGGTCATCACCACCGACTCCGTGCCCCAGGCCGCCGGCCCCAAGGTCCAGGTCGTCGGCATCGCCCCGCTTTTGGGCGAAGCCATCCGCCGCATCCATGGCGGTGAGTCGATCACTTCGCTTTTCTCGGTTTGA
- a CDS encoding SanA/YdcF family protein — protein sequence MLLLALAGVGVVAYANFTPVWRSRGRLFSDVKDLPETKVALVFGTTDRVNGRENLYFRYRIDAAVRVWKSGKIKTIIVSGDNRTQYYNEPEKMKQALTERGIPAGRIVCDFAGLSTLDSVVRAKEIFGTDSILVISQRFQNERAVYLAQAHGIEAYGFNARDVETRGGARTKIREVGARVKMWLDVNFLKTRPTHMGEKEELPN from the coding sequence ATGCTTTTGCTGGCCCTGGCGGGTGTCGGGGTGGTGGCATACGCGAATTTCACCCCTGTCTGGCGTTCGCGCGGCCGGTTGTTTTCCGATGTCAAGGATCTGCCGGAAACCAAGGTGGCGTTGGTTTTCGGAACGACGGATCGGGTGAACGGGAGGGAGAATCTTTATTTCCGCTACCGGATCGATGCGGCGGTGAGGGTTTGGAAATCCGGGAAAATCAAGACCATCATCGTATCCGGGGACAATCGGACCCAGTATTACAATGAACCGGAGAAAATGAAGCAGGCGCTGACCGAGCGGGGGATTCCGGCGGGACGCATCGTCTGCGATTTCGCGGGCCTGAGCACGCTGGATTCGGTGGTGCGGGCGAAGGAGATCTTCGGAACGGATTCGATCCTGGTCATCAGCCAGCGGTTCCAGAACGAGCGGGCGGTGTACCTGGCGCAGGCTCACGGCATCGAGGCATACGGCTTCAATGCCCGGGATGTGGAAACCCGGGGCGGTGCGAGAACGAAGATCCGGGAGGTTGGCGCGAGGGTGAAGATGTGGCTGGACGTGAATTTTCTGAAAACCAGGCCGACCCACATGGGTGAGAAGGAAGAGTTGCCGAATTAG
- a CDS encoding diacylglycerol/lipid kinase family protein — protein MQTPHRYPVIYNPKARSQKGGRMLRFLMSHAGRFALYATNHAGEAQELAARFAAKGEPVVIAAGGDGTLNEVVRGLAGTNTVLGVLPAGTMNVFAREMGIPYDSLDRALQVIDQGFMHEVDLFAANGSPFVQMAGIGFDAMVIEETTWESKKMLGPLAYLLAAVKVLGEKPPRLEVICADGRREEGVAVLAGNGSLYGGQFKFFPSANNHDSKLDVLVYKEAGYRLVLDSLRGLAFGGIDLVASTSYFQAEEFTVKSDREVPVEVDGELIGRFSEVRFAETENRLRVLAPEEAVVGGFADAVKSLLPWTRRPVELQTSRST, from the coding sequence ATGCAGACGCCGCACCGGTACCCGGTCATCTACAACCCCAAGGCACGCAGCCAGAAGGGCGGGCGGATGCTGCGTTTCCTGATGAGCCACGCCGGGAGGTTCGCCCTCTATGCGACGAACCATGCGGGCGAGGCGCAGGAACTCGCCGCACGCTTCGCGGCGAAGGGTGAGCCGGTGGTCATCGCCGCCGGTGGGGATGGCACGCTGAACGAGGTGGTCCGGGGACTGGCGGGCACCAACACCGTGCTCGGAGTGCTGCCGGCGGGGACGATGAATGTTTTCGCGAGGGAGATGGGCATCCCGTATGATTCGCTGGACCGTGCGCTCCAGGTGATCGACCAGGGATTCATGCATGAGGTGGATCTTTTCGCGGCGAACGGCTCCCCATTCGTGCAGATGGCGGGGATCGGGTTCGACGCCATGGTCATCGAGGAGACGACATGGGAATCGAAAAAGATGCTCGGTCCGCTCGCCTACCTACTGGCTGCGGTGAAGGTGCTTGGTGAGAAACCGCCGAGGCTGGAAGTGATCTGCGCCGACGGCCGGCGCGAGGAAGGGGTGGCGGTCCTCGCTGGAAACGGCTCGTTGTATGGAGGGCAGTTCAAGTTTTTCCCCAGTGCCAACAACCATGACTCGAAGCTGGACGTGCTGGTTTACAAGGAGGCCGGCTACCGGCTGGTGCTGGATTCGTTGCGCGGGCTTGCGTTCGGGGGAATCGACCTCGTGGCGTCGACAAGTTATTTCCAAGCGGAGGAATTCACCGTGAAATCGGACCGCGAGGTGCCGGTGGAGGTGGATGGCGAGCTGATCGGCCGGTTTTCCGAGGTGCGTTTCGCGGAAACGGAGAACCGGCTGCGGGTGCTTGCTCCGGAGGAAGCGGTCGTCGGCGGTTTCGCGGATGCCGTGAAATCCCTTCTCCCATGGACACGGCGTCCGGTGGAATTACAGACATCCCGGAGCACATGA
- a CDS encoding Maf family protein, whose translation MSIVLASSSPRRRELLERAGVVFEVVVSPAEEIHDAGMKPHLLCELNATLKAAAVAETRPDATVIGSDTLVFIDDMPLGKPADMDQAREMLRRLSGRTHQVCTGVCVIHPGGGKNVFHDLTDVTFRQLDDATIENYFSKVNPLDKAGAYGIQECGEMIVSEISGSFENVMGLPVAKVVEALE comes from the coding sequence ATGTCCATCGTTCTCGCATCATCATCCCCGCGCCGCCGTGAGCTGTTGGAGCGGGCCGGCGTCGTCTTTGAAGTGGTCGTGTCACCCGCGGAGGAGATCCATGACGCAGGCATGAAGCCGCATTTGCTCTGCGAACTCAATGCGACCTTGAAAGCGGCGGCGGTGGCGGAAACCAGGCCGGACGCGACGGTGATCGGCTCGGACACCCTGGTATTCATCGATGACATGCCGTTGGGCAAACCCGCCGACATGGATCAGGCGCGCGAGATGCTGCGCCGTTTGTCAGGGCGGACCCACCAGGTCTGCACCGGCGTTTGCGTGATTCATCCGGGTGGCGGAAAAAATGTGTTTCACGATCTGACCGACGTGACGTTCCGGCAGCTCGACGATGCGACCATCGAAAACTATTTTTCCAAGGTGAATCCGCTGGATAAGGCGGGAGCCTACGGGATCCAGGAGTGCGGGGAGATGATTGTTTCGGAAATTTCCGGCAGCTTTGAAAATGTGATGGGCCTGCCGGTGGCCAAGGTGGTTGAGGCGTTGGAATGA
- a CDS encoding copper homeostasis protein CutC, translating to MPPMLEICIDSVASAKAAAEGGADRVELCAGLPEGGTTPSAGMIRAVRSAFSGGLMVIIRPRGYDFLFSEEEMEIMLEDIRVARSLGADGVVIGCLTSEGRVDKERVIRLIEAAGPLDITFHRAFDMTRDMGEALEDIIGLGIRRILSSGGQPDVPAGACRIASLVKQAAGRASIMPGGGVTELNLGDLVRATGVDEIHLSARSSVRGGMTFFNPGCYMGSFTKDDEYNWREADPAKVRICKDALNAALAAR from the coding sequence ATGCCGCCGATGCTTGAAATCTGTATCGACAGTGTGGCTTCCGCGAAAGCGGCGGCGGAGGGGGGCGCGGACCGCGTGGAACTATGCGCCGGACTGCCGGAGGGGGGAACCACTCCGAGCGCGGGCATGATCCGCGCCGTGCGCTCCGCATTTTCCGGAGGACTGATGGTCATCATCCGGCCACGGGGGTACGACTTTCTCTTTTCCGAAGAGGAGATGGAAATCATGCTGGAGGACATCCGTGTCGCCAGAAGTCTGGGAGCGGACGGGGTGGTCATCGGCTGCCTCACTTCCGAGGGACGGGTGGACAAGGAACGTGTGATCCGTTTGATCGAAGCGGCGGGCCCTCTCGACATCACCTTCCACCGGGCGTTCGACATGACGCGGGACATGGGCGAGGCGCTCGAGGACATCATCGGCCTGGGCATCCGGCGCATCCTCAGCTCGGGCGGCCAGCCGGACGTGCCTGCCGGAGCCTGCCGGATCGCCAGCCTCGTCAAACAGGCGGCGGGCCGCGCCTCGATCATGCCCGGCGGTGGCGTGACGGAACTCAACCTCGGCGATCTCGTGCGCGCCACCGGCGTGGATGAAATCCACCTCAGTGCCCGCAGTTCCGTGCGTGGCGGCATGACATTCTTCAACCCCGGCTGCTACATGGGAAGCTTCACCAAGGACGATGAATACAACTGGCGCGAGGCGGACCCGGCCAAGGTCCGCATTTGCAAGGATGCGCTGAACGCCGCACTCGCCGCCCGATGA
- a CDS encoding M81 family metallopeptidase, producing the protein MKPFRLAIAGIHIEASTFSPQRTRQEDFLATRGAEMLPRYPFLMEPAFAAVSPVPLAHFRAIPGGQVRRDCYETMKREILDRLETAGPVDAFFFDVHGAMTVEGLEDAEADLLASIREKTGSSMPITCSQDLHGNVSDALIGNVDFITTYRTAPHVDWMETRERAVSLLLKWWRNPQPVFRARVGIPVLVSGEMSSTESEPGMSLYAPLPAESDLPGVWDASLWVGYAWADQARSMATAVVTGHDADAVKTTAGAIARRYWEARGDFHFVAPAGPAEWCIEEALKQNRSAVFLSDAGDNPTAGAAGDVPATLSALVAHPAFHNGATAIFASMPDADAVSICAGAGTGDLLNLTLGGKLDPIHGKPLEVTARLVSMTEGDPVAGRQAVVRCGGIHIILTELRKPFHKRQDFLTMGLDPLEHTITIVKIGYLEPELKAMAAGHLLVLSPGAVQPLLTSIDYKNLKRPIYPLDRDFEWQPDARVFRSEPVTGEN; encoded by the coding sequence ATGAAACCGTTTCGCCTCGCCATCGCCGGCATCCACATCGAAGCCAGCACCTTTTCCCCACAGAGGACGCGCCAGGAAGATTTCCTCGCCACCCGGGGGGCGGAGATGCTGCCCCGCTATCCGTTTCTCATGGAACCGGCGTTCGCAGCGGTCAGCCCTGTCCCGCTCGCCCACTTCCGCGCCATCCCCGGCGGGCAGGTGCGCAGGGATTGTTATGAAACGATGAAGAGGGAAATCCTCGACCGGCTCGAGACCGCCGGACCCGTGGACGCCTTTTTCTTCGATGTGCACGGCGCGATGACCGTCGAGGGGCTTGAAGATGCCGAAGCCGACCTGCTGGCTTCCATCCGTGAAAAAACAGGTTCCTCCATGCCGATCACCTGCAGCCAGGACCTGCACGGAAACGTCTCGGACGCATTGATCGGAAATGTCGATTTCATCACCACCTACCGCACCGCACCGCATGTGGACTGGATGGAAACCCGCGAACGGGCGGTTTCCCTTTTGTTGAAATGGTGGCGGAATCCGCAACCCGTTTTCCGCGCCCGCGTCGGCATTCCCGTGCTTGTTTCCGGTGAGATGTCGAGCACCGAGAGCGAACCGGGCATGAGCTTGTATGCCCCGCTGCCTGCGGAATCCGACCTGCCCGGAGTGTGGGATGCCTCGCTCTGGGTCGGCTACGCATGGGCGGACCAGGCCCGCTCGATGGCCACCGCCGTGGTCACCGGGCACGATGCGGACGCGGTCAAAACCACCGCCGGGGCGATCGCCCGCCGCTATTGGGAGGCCCGCGGGGATTTCCATTTTGTGGCCCCTGCGGGTCCTGCTGAATGGTGCATTGAAGAAGCTCTCAAACAGAACCGCTCCGCGGTTTTCCTCAGTGATGCCGGGGACAACCCCACCGCCGGTGCGGCGGGAGATGTGCCGGCCACCCTCTCCGCGCTCGTCGCCCATCCCGCGTTTCACAATGGCGCGACCGCCATCTTCGCGTCCATGCCGGATGCGGACGCCGTTTCAATCTGCGCCGGGGCCGGAACCGGGGACCTCCTGAACCTCACTCTCGGAGGAAAGCTCGATCCCATACACGGCAAACCTCTTGAAGTGACGGCGAGGCTGGTTTCCATGACAGAAGGAGATCCCGTCGCAGGCCGGCAGGCCGTGGTGCGGTGTGGCGGCATCCACATCATCCTCACCGAGCTGCGCAAGCCGTTTCACAAACGCCAGGACTTCCTCACAATGGGACTGGATCCCTTGGAGCACACCATCACCATCGTGAAGATCGGCTATCTCGAGCCCGAGCTCAAGGCGATGGCCGCAGGTCATCTGCTGGTTCTCTCGCCCGGTGCCGTGCAGCCGCTGCTCACATCGATCGACTACAAGAATCTGAAGCGTCCGATTTACCCTTTGGACAGGGACTTCGAGTGGCAACCGGACGCGCGGGTTTTCCGCTCCGAACCCGTGACCGGGGAAAACTGA
- a CDS encoding PDZ domain-containing protein: protein MKPIAYFIVASALANVAFADDEVPLLLPEERRVVEAQSDEFSEAIKPALADAAKSTVRVWAGSRRVAYGTVVGDGTKILSKWSEIASSKGKLRVDVAGNQYRDVTLGGVYQDEDLVLLNVEGSALKPVTWSFESPKIGGFLAAPQPDGNLAAFGVVSVLERNLRDTDMAFLGVRGDPEFKGAGVKIWTVEEKSGAFDAGLVSGDVILKVGDRVISGMLELKNALSGTTPGSTVDLLVDSQGRAKTVKVVLGNRTANMAQYGGQRLQVMERMGGALSQVRGSFTHALQTDMRPKPNQIGGPVVDLEGRVLGITLARADRTRSFVMPAAAVDAMLKKPAQDPSVAQVRTEEIQGNGLLSGSEAPRPQRMRGGENRARRHLSDMRRLMDHMRDEMDALEGR, encoded by the coding sequence ATGAAACCGATCGCCTATTTCATCGTTGCCTCCGCACTCGCCAATGTCGCGTTCGCGGATGACGAGGTCCCGTTGCTGCTTCCGGAGGAACGCCGCGTCGTGGAGGCGCAGTCCGACGAGTTCAGCGAAGCCATCAAGCCCGCGCTGGCGGATGCGGCGAAATCCACCGTCCGTGTCTGGGCGGGGTCCCGCCGCGTCGCGTATGGCACCGTCGTTGGTGACGGCACCAAGATCCTCAGCAAATGGAGCGAGATCGCGAGCAGCAAGGGAAAGCTGCGTGTGGATGTGGCTGGCAACCAGTATCGTGATGTCACTCTCGGCGGGGTTTACCAGGACGAGGATCTGGTTCTGCTGAACGTGGAGGGTTCCGCCCTGAAGCCGGTCACCTGGTCTTTCGAGTCGCCGAAAATCGGCGGCTTCCTCGCGGCTCCGCAGCCGGATGGAAATCTCGCCGCGTTCGGCGTGGTCAGTGTCTTGGAACGAAATCTCCGGGATACCGACATGGCGTTTCTTGGTGTGAGGGGGGATCCCGAATTCAAGGGTGCCGGTGTCAAGATCTGGACTGTCGAGGAAAAATCCGGGGCTTTCGACGCCGGACTGGTATCCGGAGACGTCATCCTGAAAGTCGGAGACCGCGTGATCTCGGGCATGTTGGAGCTCAAGAACGCGCTGTCCGGGACCACTCCGGGTTCGACGGTGGATTTGCTTGTCGATTCCCAAGGCCGTGCGAAAACCGTGAAAGTGGTGTTGGGAAACCGCACCGCGAACATGGCGCAATACGGCGGGCAGCGGCTGCAGGTCATGGAACGCATGGGAGGCGCCCTCAGCCAGGTGCGCGGGTCATTCACCCACGCGCTGCAAACCGACATGCGCCCGAAGCCGAACCAGATCGGCGGACCCGTGGTGGACTTGGAAGGCCGTGTGCTGGGAATCACCCTCGCGCGCGCGGATCGCACCCGGTCCTTCGTCATGCCCGCCGCCGCGGTCGATGCGATGCTCAAGAAGCCGGCCCAGGATCCTTCGGTGGCCCAGGTCCGTACCGAGGAAATCCAAGGTAACGGGCTCCTGAGCGGCTCCGAGGCTCCACGCCCCCAACGGATGCGCGGCGGAGAAAACCGCGCGCGCCGCCACCTCAGCGACATGCGCCGCCTGATGGATCACATGCGTGACGAGATGGATGCGCTGGAGGGAAGATGA